The genomic window ACGTTCGTCGGTCGCCGGAGCGAAGCTGCACGGTGTTTTTGAGCCGGTTGACGGTTTCGACGACGTCGTCGTCGGGCGCGAGCGGGTCCGGCATCTTCCCTCGGGGACCGAGAATGGTACCGAGGTGCCGGGCGATGTCTTGCATCATCGCCTCTTCGGCGATGAAGAAGTCCGTCTCGTCGGCCATGTCCTTCGCGTCGTCGTCGTCCAGATCGGCCACGTCGTCCACCGAAAGGACCTCGTCCGCCGCCTCTTCGGCGCGGACTGCGGTCTCTCCTTCGGCGATGACGACGATCCGAGTCTCCTGGCCGGTTCCGGCCGGCAGGACGATCGACTCGTCAACGCGGTTCGACGGTTCGTTCAGGTCTAAGTCGCGCAGATTAATCGCGAGGTCTAC from Natrinema versiforme includes these protein-coding regions:
- a CDS encoding 50S ribosomal protein L1, with translation MADSDIETAVARALEDSPDRNFTETVDLAINLRDLDLNEPSNRVDESIVLPAGTGQETRIVVIAEGETAVRAEEAADEVLSVDDVADLDDDDAKDMADETDFFIAEEAMMQDIARHLGTILGPRGKMPDPLAPDDDVVETVNRLKNTVQLRSGDRRTFHTLVGAEDMDAENIGDNIDVILRRLHADLEKGPQNIDAVYVKTTMGPSVEVA